A region from the Streptomyces sp. 3214.6 genome encodes:
- a CDS encoding Gfo/Idh/MocA family protein, with the protein MSTSGTSRTTGITGITGTTGTTGTSGTTGTAVPIVLAGARGHGRWHLDNIRRLQDKGIVRLAGICELTPLAPDEIPEGLGTPEQSADFGALLDTTGARIAVVCTPIPTHTDLALTAARKGVHLLLEKPPAPSYAEFRRMADGVAEAGVVCQIGFQSLGSHAVPAIRTLIADGAIGEVNGVGGAGAWARAESYYRRAPWAGKRRLNGVDVIDGALTNPLAHAVATALALAGATRAEDVTGIETELAHANAIESDDTSCVRVTTADGRHIVVAATLCAEEPDEPYVVVHGSRGRITYWYKQDRVLLQRADHGPEEYEYGRTDLLENLVDHLTDGAELLVPPAATESFMRVVEAIRTAPDPVQLPDDAWRLLPDEDRRVVPGIDGLVAAAADTLALYSELGAPWAFTTAHPKEVSP; encoded by the coding sequence ATGAGCACTTCAGGCACTTCACGCACCACAGGCATCACAGGCATCACAGGCACCACAGGCACCACAGGCACTTCAGGCACCACAGGCACCGCCGTCCCCATCGTCCTCGCGGGTGCGCGCGGCCACGGCCGCTGGCACCTGGACAACATCCGCCGACTCCAGGACAAGGGGATCGTCCGGCTGGCGGGCATCTGCGAGCTGACCCCGCTGGCCCCGGACGAGATCCCCGAGGGCCTCGGCACGCCCGAGCAGTCCGCCGACTTCGGCGCCCTGCTGGACACCACCGGCGCCCGGATCGCCGTCGTCTGCACCCCCATCCCCACCCACACCGACCTGGCGCTGACCGCGGCCCGCAAGGGCGTGCACCTGCTCCTGGAGAAGCCGCCCGCGCCGTCCTACGCCGAGTTCCGCCGGATGGCCGACGGGGTCGCCGAGGCCGGCGTGGTCTGCCAGATCGGCTTCCAGTCGCTGGGCTCGCACGCCGTGCCCGCGATCCGCACCCTGATCGCCGACGGCGCGATCGGCGAGGTGAACGGCGTCGGCGGAGCCGGGGCCTGGGCGCGCGCCGAGTCCTACTACCGGCGGGCGCCCTGGGCGGGCAAGCGGCGGCTGAACGGCGTCGACGTGATCGACGGGGCGCTCACCAACCCCCTCGCGCACGCCGTCGCCACCGCCCTCGCGCTGGCCGGAGCGACCCGCGCCGAGGATGTCACCGGCATCGAGACCGAGCTGGCGCACGCCAACGCCATCGAGTCCGACGACACCTCGTGCGTCCGCGTCACCACCGCCGACGGCCGTCACATCGTCGTCGCGGCCACCCTGTGCGCCGAGGAACCCGACGAGCCGTACGTCGTCGTCCACGGCAGCCGCGGCCGGATCACGTACTGGTACAAGCAGGACCGCGTCCTGCTCCAGCGAGCCGACCACGGCCCCGAGGAGTACGAGTACGGCCGCACCGACCTGCTGGAGAACCTCGTCGACCACCTCACCGACGGGGCCGAACTGCTCGTCCCGCCCGCCGCGACCGAGTCGTTCATGCGGGTCGTCGAGGCGATCCGGACCGCCCCCGACCCGGTCCAGCTGCCCGACGACGCCTGGCGCCTGCTGCCCGACGAGGACCGGCGGGTCGTCCCCGGCATCGACGGCCTCGTCGCGGCCGCCGCCGACACCCTCGCCCTCTACTCCGAACTGGGCGCCCCCTGGGCGTTCACGACCGCGCATCCGAAAGAGGTGAGCCCCTGA
- a CDS encoding carbohydrate ABC transporter permease, protein MAQAAAVAKPPAPPRRRRASATPRRLPYLLIAPAVLLMLGFIAYPVISVFYYSLQNYNPTKPWRNGYAGFDNFVHAFTDDPQFWDTLTFSAKWVVVEVGLQLLFGLALALIVNQTFVGRSLGRALVFSPWAVSGVLTSAIWVLLYNSQTGITRYLADMGIGEYGTSWLSDTSTVFPAAIVADLWRGVPFFAILILADLQSVSKDLYEAAEVDGASRIKQFWHITLPHLKDAIVLSTLLRAVWEFNNVDLLYTLTGGGPAGETTTLPLYIANTSVDAHNFGYASALTTVAFVILLFCSMVYLRLSKFGGGDK, encoded by the coding sequence ATGGCCCAAGCCGCAGCCGTGGCGAAACCGCCCGCGCCACCCCGGCGGCGCCGTGCCTCCGCCACGCCGCGCAGACTGCCGTATCTGCTGATCGCGCCGGCGGTCCTGCTGATGCTGGGCTTCATCGCCTACCCGGTCATCAGCGTCTTCTACTACAGCCTGCAGAACTACAACCCCACCAAACCGTGGCGGAACGGCTACGCGGGCTTCGACAACTTCGTCCACGCCTTCACCGACGACCCGCAGTTCTGGGACACACTGACCTTCAGCGCGAAATGGGTCGTCGTCGAGGTCGGACTGCAGCTGCTGTTCGGTCTGGCCCTGGCGCTGATCGTCAACCAGACCTTCGTGGGGCGCTCGCTCGGCCGCGCCCTGGTCTTCTCGCCGTGGGCCGTCTCCGGCGTGCTGACCTCCGCGATCTGGGTGCTGCTCTACAACTCCCAGACCGGCATCACCCGTTACCTCGCGGACATGGGCATCGGCGAGTACGGCACGAGCTGGCTGTCGGACACCTCCACCGTCTTCCCGGCGGCGATCGTCGCCGACCTGTGGCGCGGTGTCCCCTTCTTCGCGATCCTCATCCTCGCCGACCTCCAGTCCGTCTCCAAGGACCTGTACGAGGCCGCCGAGGTCGACGGGGCCAGCAGGATCAAGCAGTTCTGGCACATCACCCTGCCCCATCTGAAGGACGCCATCGTCCTGTCCACGCTGCTGCGCGCGGTGTGGGAGTTCAACAACGTCGACCTGCTGTACACGCTCACCGGCGGCGGCCCCGCGGGGGAGACCACCACCCTCCCGCTCTACATCGCCAACACCAGCGTCGACGCCCACAACTTCGGCTACGCGTCCGCCCTCACCACGGTCGCGTTCGTGATCCTGCTCTTCTGCTCGATGGTCTATCTGCGGCTGAGCAAGTTCGGAGGAGGCGACAAGTGA
- the araD gene encoding L-arabinonate dehydratase yields the protein MVHMKRFDDHAVSRADDGTAAARPSAKRPALKRPEELRSHQWYGTDGLRSFSHRARTRQLGYLPEEHLGKPVIAILNTWSDINPCHVHLRDRAQAVKRGVWQAGGFPLEFPVATLSETFQKPTPMLYRNLLAMETEELLRSYPVDGAVLMGGCDKTTPALLMGAASVDLPTVFVPAGPMLPGHWRNEVLGSGTDMWKYWDDKRAGVIGDCELAELENGLARSPGHCMTMGTASTLTAAAEALGVTVPGASSIPAVDSGHDRMAASSGMRIVEQVHKGRVLSEILTRDAFEDAVTTVLGLGGSTNAVIHLIAMAGRAGVRLTLDDFDRIARTVPVLANVRPGGQKYLMEDFHFAGGLPGFLSRIPDLLHLDRPTVSFDTLREQLAGARVHHDDVIRLRDNPVAAEGGVAVLRGNLCPDGAVIKHIAAEPQLLKHTGPAVVFDDYRTMQRTINDPELGITADTVLVLRGSGPKGGPGMPEYGMLPIPDHLLKQGVRDMVRISDARMSGTSYGACVLHVAPESYVGGPLALVRTGDSITLDVEARTLQLNVDDEELERRRADWTPPPARYERGYGALYNEQITQADTGCDFEFLARPGKVPDPYAG from the coding sequence ATGGTCCATATGAAGCGCTTCGACGATCATGCCGTCAGCCGCGCGGACGACGGCACCGCCGCCGCACGTCCTTCGGCGAAGCGTCCTGCGCTGAAGCGTCCGGAGGAACTCCGAAGCCACCAGTGGTACGGCACCGACGGCCTGCGCTCCTTCAGTCACCGCGCCCGCACCCGCCAGCTCGGCTACCTCCCCGAGGAACACCTCGGCAAGCCGGTCATCGCGATCCTCAACACCTGGTCCGACATCAACCCCTGCCACGTCCACCTGCGCGACCGCGCCCAGGCCGTGAAGCGGGGCGTGTGGCAGGCGGGCGGTTTCCCGCTGGAGTTCCCGGTCGCCACGCTCAGCGAGACCTTCCAGAAGCCGACCCCGATGCTCTACCGCAACCTGCTCGCCATGGAGACCGAGGAGCTGCTGCGCTCCTACCCGGTCGACGGCGCCGTGCTGATGGGCGGCTGCGACAAGACGACCCCCGCGCTGCTCATGGGCGCGGCGAGCGTCGACCTGCCGACCGTCTTCGTGCCGGCCGGGCCCATGCTGCCGGGCCACTGGCGCAATGAGGTCCTCGGCTCGGGCACCGACATGTGGAAGTACTGGGACGACAAGCGGGCCGGCGTGATCGGCGACTGCGAGCTGGCCGAGCTGGAGAACGGCCTCGCCCGCTCGCCGGGTCACTGCATGACGATGGGCACGGCGTCCACGCTGACGGCCGCGGCGGAGGCGCTGGGTGTGACGGTGCCGGGTGCGTCCAGCATCCCGGCCGTGGACTCCGGGCACGATCGGATGGCCGCATCGTCCGGCATGAGGATCGTTGAACAAGTCCACAAGGGGCGCGTCCTTTCCGAGATCCTCACCCGCGACGCCTTCGAGGACGCGGTGACGACCGTCCTCGGCCTCGGCGGTTCGACGAACGCCGTCATCCACCTCATCGCCATGGCCGGCCGTGCGGGCGTCAGGCTCACCCTCGACGACTTCGACCGGATCGCCCGCACGGTTCCCGTCCTCGCCAACGTCCGCCCCGGCGGCCAGAAGTACCTCATGGAGGACTTCCACTTCGCGGGCGGCCTGCCCGGCTTCCTCTCCCGGATCCCGGACCTGCTCCACCTCGACCGCCCGACGGTCTCGTTCGACACCCTGCGCGAACAGCTCGCCGGCGCGCGGGTCCACCACGACGACGTCATCCGGCTCCGGGACAACCCGGTCGCCGCCGAGGGCGGGGTCGCCGTACTGCGCGGCAACCTCTGCCCGGACGGCGCCGTCATCAAGCACATCGCCGCCGAGCCGCAGCTGCTCAAGCACACCGGACCCGCGGTCGTCTTCGACGACTACAGGACCATGCAACGCACCATCAACGACCCCGAGTTGGGCATCACCGCCGACACGGTCCTGGTGCTGCGGGGCTCCGGCCCCAAGGGCGGTCCGGGCATGCCCGAGTACGGCATGCTGCCCATCCCCGACCATCTGCTCAAGCAGGGCGTGCGGGACATGGTGCGGATCTCCGACGCCCGGATGAGCGGGACGAGTTACGGCGCGTGCGTGCTGCACGTGGCGCCCGAGTCGTACGTCGGCGGACCGTTGGCCCTGGTGCGCACGGGCGACTCGATCACCCTCGACGTCGAGGCCCGCACCCTCCAACTCAACGTGGACGACGAGGAGCTGGAGCGGCGCAGGGCGGACTGGACGCCGCCGCCCGCCCGTTACGAGCGCGGTTACGGAGCGCTCTACAACGAACAGATCACCCAGGCCGACACCGGCTGCGACTTCGAGTTCCTGGCACGGCCGGGCAAGGTCCCGGACCCGTACGCAGGCTGA
- a CDS encoding PmoA family protein, which translates to MTAPAPDAPVVLRVAGRPVGRYVTRPELPARLSPRPYLHPVTTLAGTTVTELSPADHPHHLGVGVAVPDVEGHNFWGGRTYVRDQGPTELDNHGAQRHGSFQLRDPDGFVEELRWVAAGAELLRERRTVAATELTDTAWALDFTFSLTNVTSGPLSIGSPATNGRPGAAYGGFFWRARKEAGAPQVFTADTEGEASVHGERAHWLALAGAGWTLVFAGATDTTRRDPWFVRTGEYPGVGSSLASAERLPIPPGETAVRRVVTVVADGRPDRDEAAALVRKAVSQ; encoded by the coding sequence ATGACCGCACCGGCACCCGACGCACCGGTCGTCCTGCGCGTCGCAGGCCGCCCGGTCGGCCGCTACGTCACCCGCCCCGAACTGCCCGCCCGGCTCTCCCCGCGCCCCTACCTGCACCCCGTCACCACCCTGGCCGGCACGACGGTCACCGAACTGAGCCCGGCCGACCACCCACACCACCTCGGCGTCGGTGTAGCCGTACCCGACGTCGAGGGGCACAACTTCTGGGGCGGCCGGACCTACGTCCGGGATCAGGGCCCGACCGAGCTCGACAACCACGGCGCCCAGCGCCACGGCTCCTTCCAGCTGCGCGACCCCGACGGCTTCGTCGAGGAGCTGCGCTGGGTCGCCGCCGGGGCCGAGCTGCTGCGCGAGCGCCGCACGGTCGCCGCCACCGAACTCACCGACACCGCCTGGGCGTTGGACTTCACCTTCTCCCTCACCAACGTCACCTCCGGCCCGCTGTCGATCGGCAGTCCGGCGACGAACGGCCGCCCCGGCGCGGCCTACGGCGGCTTCTTCTGGCGCGCCCGCAAGGAGGCCGGGGCTCCGCAGGTCTTCACCGCCGACACCGAGGGCGAGGCCTCGGTCCACGGCGAGCGCGCCCACTGGCTCGCCCTGGCCGGCGCCGGCTGGACCCTCGTCTTCGCGGGCGCCACCGACACCACCCGCCGCGACCCCTGGTTCGTGCGCACCGGCGAGTATCCGGGCGTCGGATCCTCGCTGGCCTCTGCCGAGCGGCTGCCGATCCCGCCGGGCGAGACGGCCGTACGGCGCGTCGTCACCGTCGTCGCCGACGGCCGCCCGGACCGGGACGAGGCGGCGGCACTGGTCCGGAAGGCGGTCAGCCAGTGA
- a CDS encoding carbohydrate ABC transporter permease → MITKEATEVAPAPVRVPAAADRRPPGKKRAWDEAPRWQIYVPLGIYLVFTLVPFYWILLFALRPAGSTSLVPWPMTFDHFEKVWNERDFGIYFQNSLITGVATLLLTTGVALAGGYALARFDFKIKRGFMLALLCTQFVPGALLLVPLFQIFAELKMINSLSSVIIAETVFQLPLSMILISGFIRNVPYSLEEAAWVDGCNRFTAFRIVVLPLLRPGLIAVGSFAFVHAWNHFLFALMFLSDQTKQTIPVGLNTLMSADSVDLGALAAGGIIAAVPVVVVFAFIQKWLITGFSAGAVKG, encoded by the coding sequence GTGATCACCAAGGAGGCAACCGAGGTCGCACCCGCCCCCGTGCGCGTGCCCGCCGCCGCCGACCGACGGCCGCCTGGGAAGAAGCGCGCCTGGGACGAGGCGCCCCGCTGGCAGATCTACGTCCCGCTGGGGATCTACCTGGTCTTCACCCTCGTCCCCTTCTACTGGATCCTGCTCTTCGCGCTCCGCCCGGCGGGCTCGACCTCGCTCGTGCCCTGGCCGATGACCTTCGACCATTTCGAGAAGGTGTGGAACGAGCGGGACTTCGGGATCTACTTCCAGAACAGCCTGATCACCGGCGTGGCGACCCTGCTGCTGACCACCGGCGTCGCCCTGGCCGGCGGCTATGCCCTCGCCCGCTTCGACTTCAAGATCAAGCGCGGCTTCATGCTCGCCCTGCTGTGCACCCAGTTCGTGCCGGGCGCGCTGCTCCTGGTCCCGCTCTTCCAGATCTTCGCCGAGCTGAAGATGATCAACTCGCTGTCGAGCGTGATCATCGCCGAGACCGTTTTCCAGCTGCCTCTGTCGATGATCCTGATCAGCGGCTTCATCCGGAACGTGCCCTACTCCCTGGAGGAGGCCGCCTGGGTCGACGGCTGCAACCGGTTCACCGCCTTCCGCATCGTCGTCCTCCCCCTGCTGCGCCCAGGACTGATCGCCGTCGGCTCCTTCGCCTTCGTGCACGCCTGGAACCACTTCCTGTTCGCCCTGATGTTCCTCTCCGACCAGACCAAGCAGACGATCCCGGTCGGCCTGAACACCCTGATGAGCGCGGACAGCGTCGACCTGGGCGCGCTGGCTGCGGGCGGCATCATCGCCGCCGTGCCCGTGGTGGTCGTCTTCGCCTTCATCCAGAAGTGGCTGATCACCGGGTTCAGCGCGGGGGCGGTGAAGGGATGA
- a CDS encoding glycoside hydrolase family 43 protein, with the protein MTHEPHGTYTNPILNADWSDPDVVRVGDDFYLTASSFGRAPGLPLLHSRDLVNWTLVGHALERLEPAGEFKAPRHDCGVWAPALRWHDDRFWIFWGDPDQGIFQVNAPEIRGPWTRPHLVKEGRGLIDPCPLWDDDSGEAYLVHAWAKSRAGVKNRFTGHRMHPEGTAVLDEGKLIVDGDRIPGWFTLEGPKLYRHDGWFWILAPAGGVETGWQGAFRARDFFGPYEERVVLEQRDTQVNGPHQGGWVRTPSGEDWFLHFQQRGAYGRVVHLQPMSWGPEGWPVIGDEGAPVLRHRRPGLPVQPAAAPATDDDFPGGRFGRQWSWTANPHDGLATQHSADGLRLTCVRTADAYDLRTLPNILTQRLPGVPSTVEVELRLHSEEPDARAGLAVLGDAFGWIGLQRGADGAVHLVHRFAEQVAERERDAAHPRLAPDGRARLRIEIGAGARCRFAYDVGDGLRWSGPVFAATPWRWVGALLGLFAVAPVGTGHAGAATFNEFRIRPL; encoded by the coding sequence GTGACCCACGAGCCGCACGGCACCTACACGAACCCGATCCTGAACGCCGACTGGTCCGACCCCGACGTCGTGCGCGTCGGCGACGACTTCTACCTCACCGCCTCCAGCTTCGGCCGCGCCCCCGGCCTGCCGCTGCTGCACTCGCGCGACCTGGTCAACTGGACCCTGGTCGGACACGCCCTCGAACGCCTCGAACCCGCAGGGGAGTTCAAAGCCCCGCGCCACGACTGCGGTGTCTGGGCACCGGCGTTGAGATGGCACGACGACCGTTTCTGGATTTTCTGGGGCGACCCCGACCAGGGCATCTTCCAGGTCAACGCCCCTGAGATCAGAGGCCCTTGGACCCGTCCGCACCTGGTGAAGGAGGGCAGGGGACTCATCGACCCCTGCCCCCTGTGGGACGACGACAGCGGCGAGGCGTATCTCGTCCACGCCTGGGCGAAGTCCCGCGCGGGCGTCAAGAACCGGTTCACCGGCCACCGTATGCACCCCGAGGGGACGGCCGTCCTCGACGAGGGCAAGCTGATCGTCGACGGGGACCGCATCCCCGGCTGGTTCACCCTCGAAGGCCCGAAGCTGTACCGGCACGACGGCTGGTTCTGGATACTCGCCCCTGCCGGGGGAGTGGAGACCGGCTGGCAGGGCGCCTTCCGCGCCCGGGACTTCTTCGGACCGTACGAGGAGCGGGTCGTCCTGGAACAGCGGGACACCCAGGTCAACGGCCCCCACCAGGGCGGCTGGGTGCGCACCCCGTCCGGCGAGGACTGGTTCCTGCACTTCCAGCAGCGCGGCGCGTACGGCCGCGTGGTCCACCTCCAGCCCATGAGCTGGGGTCCGGAGGGCTGGCCGGTCATCGGCGACGAGGGCGCTCCCGTCCTCCGGCACCGGCGGCCCGGCCTGCCCGTGCAGCCCGCCGCCGCGCCCGCCACCGACGACGACTTCCCCGGCGGACGCTTCGGCCGCCAGTGGTCGTGGACGGCCAACCCCCATGACGGCCTCGCCACCCAGCACTCCGCCGACGGACTGCGCCTGACCTGCGTACGGACGGCCGACGCGTACGACCTGCGCACCCTGCCGAACATCCTCACCCAACGACTGCCCGGCGTCCCGTCCACCGTGGAGGTGGAGCTGCGGCTGCACAGCGAGGAGCCGGACGCCCGCGCCGGGCTGGCGGTCCTCGGCGACGCCTTCGGCTGGATCGGCCTCCAGCGCGGCGCCGACGGCGCCGTCCACCTCGTGCACCGGTTCGCCGAACAGGTCGCCGAGCGGGAACGTGACGCCGCTCACCCGCGGCTCGCCCCCGACGGGCGGGCCCGACTGCGGATCGAGATCGGCGCGGGCGCCCGCTGCCGTTTCGCCTACGACGTCGGCGACGGGCTGCGCTGGTCCGGCCCCGTCTTCGCCGCCACTCCCTGGCGCTGGGTCGGCGCCCTGCTCGGCCTCTTTGCCGTCGCGCCGGTCGGAACCGGGCACGCGGGGGCCGCCACGTTCAACGAGTTCCGGATCAGACCTCTTTAA